The Chitinophagaceae bacterium genome includes a region encoding these proteins:
- a CDS encoding T9SS C-terminal target domain-containing protein encodes MKSLNLVFLFTIFTFVKLSAQCPTCIPDYGCGPPEGGVCTSVAPNATIGEYYEEDFSFYMPQVIPVTGQPVSSVDLLEINITGVSGLPPGLTWKCNNHPTCQYFPPSNPPDSEYGCINICGTPFGAPGIYNVTVFIQATVNTGLIGIITENETYELEIEVLPGVGGNQSFSFTPTVNCGPTFVNFESNFPSNGNPNFSYQWDFGNGFQSSSESPSAIEYVQPGIYEISLNTQIDTFNGAIESFTVASSDCDDIFSAPDFYFKLFLGNTLIYESYVIDNQYPPVTFNFAPIVLLRDTMYTIEVWEDDSFLEGSDDYCGTVYFNGSDIGPQTLLDPPLTVQFNINRPIIEYDDVDTLIIYPKADIPVVTNLMGDNTICNKDTIILEADYGNAFQWYKDSLPISGADTSYLKVTTAGSYWVEVFDENGCRGKSLEKNITVNPSPATPSTVFLSSEGQLVASNYNSNFTVQWYFEGQPIPDSDMQFLDVTENGNYGLVYTNSFGCSSVMTEVNVTNVGLEDFSGQLKLDVSVYPNPSDGLFYVEVDIPQSSKLDLSVYNSLGQRMIQKDYITVNNNAVLPLDLSGLENGLYILKLRSGDAYIVHRLIKK; translated from the coding sequence ATGAAATCACTCAATTTAGTTTTCCTTTTTACAATTTTTACTTTTGTAAAGTTATCGGCTCAGTGCCCTACTTGTATTCCTGATTATGGGTGCGGACCTCCGGAAGGTGGAGTGTGTACCTCAGTTGCTCCAAATGCAACAATTGGGGAATACTATGAAGAGGACTTTAGCTTTTACATGCCACAAGTGATACCGGTAACCGGACAACCTGTTTCTTCAGTAGATCTTCTCGAAATTAACATAACCGGAGTTTCAGGCTTACCTCCCGGATTAACCTGGAAATGTAATAATCATCCTACCTGCCAATATTTTCCTCCATCTAATCCACCGGATTCAGAATATGGATGTATAAATATTTGCGGTACACCTTTTGGAGCTCCGGGCATATATAATGTTACTGTTTTTATACAAGCTACTGTTAATACCGGCCTTATAGGTATAATAACGGAAAATGAAACCTATGAACTTGAAATAGAAGTTTTACCGGGTGTCGGTGGAAATCAAAGTTTTTCTTTTACTCCAACAGTTAACTGCGGACCGACCTTTGTAAATTTTGAATCGAATTTTCCAAGTAACGGGAATCCTAATTTCAGCTATCAGTGGGATTTTGGCAATGGGTTTCAGTCAAGCTCTGAAAGTCCATCTGCTATTGAATATGTGCAACCCGGCATCTATGAAATCAGCCTGAATACTCAAATTGATACTTTTAATGGAGCAATAGAAAGTTTTACTGTAGCTTCTTCAGATTGTGATGATATTTTCTCTGCTCCTGATTTTTATTTCAAATTATTTCTTGGAAATACATTAATATATGAGTCTTATGTTATTGACAATCAATACCCGCCGGTTACTTTTAACTTCGCCCCTATAGTGCTTTTAAGGGATACTATGTACACTATAGAAGTATGGGAAGATGATTCTTTTCTGGAAGGCAGCGATGACTATTGCGGAACAGTCTATTTTAATGGAAGTGACATTGGGCCTCAAACACTTTTAGATCCTCCATTGACAGTACAGTTTAATATTAACCGTCCAATTATCGAATATGACGATGTAGATACCTTGATTATTTATCCGAAAGCTGACATACCTGTAGTCACCAACTTGATGGGTGATAACACAATCTGCAATAAAGACACAATTATCCTCGAAGCTGATTATGGAAATGCTTTTCAGTGGTATAAGGATTCACTACCTATTAGTGGGGCTGACACCAGCTATTTAAAAGTTACTACAGCCGGTAGTTATTGGGTAGAAGTATTTGATGAAAACGGATGTAGAGGTAAATCATTAGAAAAGAATATTACAGTAAACCCTTCACCTGCAACTCCAAGCACCGTATTTTTAAGTAGCGAAGGTCAATTAGTAGCTTCAAATTATAACTCAAATTTTACCGTACAATGGTATTTTGAAGGTCAGCCAATACCGGATAGCGATATGCAGTTTTTAGATGTAACAGAAAACGGTAATTACGGTTTAGTGTATACAAACAGCTTTGGTTGCTCTTCAGTAATGACAGAAGTAAATGTTACCAATGTAGGTTTAGAAGACTTTAGCGGACAGCTTAAACTTGATGTTTCTGTTTATCCTAATCCAAGTGACGGTTTGTTTTATGTGGAAGTTGATATACCTCAAAGCAGTAAGTTAGACCTTTCTGTTTATAATTCATTAGGACAGCGGATGATACAAAAGGACTACATAACTGTAAACAACAATGCTGTATTGCCTTTAGATTTATCAGGTCTTGAAAATGGACTTTATATTCTCAAACTACGTTCAGGAGATGCTTACATAGTTCATCGACTCATTAAAAAATAA